From the genome of Hyalangium gracile, one region includes:
- the tssF gene encoding type VI secretion system baseplate subunit TssF, whose amino-acid sequence MFSKYYQSELAYLREMGKAFGSANPALAGMLVERGGDPDVERLLEGFAFLTARIRERIDDAVPEVVHGLVDLLLPHYLRVMPSCSVVEFSPHARLLRGRSRIPAGAEVGSKPVDGTTCVFRTTRAVDLLPLTLVDTVLDQSTQLAPVLRVQFQVAEQGRSEVFQEEGFSLFIHGEPAVSSTLLVWLMRHCKAVLVRGAAGSEPVRLPPTCLRAVGFTPEDQLLPWPARAPEGYRLLQEYFTLPQKFLFVEVRGLQAAASITGQRLELAFEFERPPPLPGRVPKDIFKLHCAPVVNLFTTSSDPIRVGTMGHEHLLRAAGLDPEHMEVYSVDTVTGLQAGRTDRLDYRPFFDFAHNTGDNARFFRLRRSQSPLNDGIDTFLSLGSPRDAMPTAAEETLSIDLTCTNRSLPSRLQVGDLSMPTPASPTTAKFRNIIAVTKPVRPPLGSELHWRLLSHLALNQRSLLDPGTLKALLELYNFQATADQPAARANQLRVESLRGVTARPATRFLQGAPVRGSQVTIDVEEAGFTGLGDAFLFGSVLDEMFASYVSLNAFSELHLRIQPSQVEYRWPPRNGRQPIV is encoded by the coding sequence GTGTTCAGCAAGTACTACCAGAGCGAGCTCGCATATCTTCGTGAGATGGGGAAGGCGTTCGGCAGCGCCAATCCCGCGCTGGCCGGCATGCTGGTGGAGCGCGGCGGCGATCCGGACGTCGAGCGGCTGCTGGAGGGCTTCGCGTTCCTGACGGCTCGCATCCGCGAGCGCATCGACGACGCGGTGCCCGAGGTGGTCCACGGCCTGGTGGACCTGCTGCTGCCGCACTACCTGCGTGTGATGCCGTCCTGCTCGGTGGTGGAGTTCAGCCCCCACGCGCGGCTGTTGCGCGGGCGCTCGAGGATTCCGGCGGGCGCGGAGGTGGGCTCCAAGCCGGTGGACGGGACGACGTGCGTGTTCCGCACCACGCGCGCGGTGGATCTGCTGCCGCTGACGCTGGTGGACACGGTGCTGGATCAGTCCACGCAGCTGGCGCCGGTGCTGCGCGTGCAGTTCCAGGTGGCCGAGCAGGGGCGCAGCGAGGTGTTCCAGGAGGAGGGCTTCTCGCTCTTCATCCACGGCGAGCCGGCGGTGAGCTCCACGCTGCTGGTGTGGCTGATGCGGCACTGCAAGGCGGTGCTGGTGCGCGGCGCGGCCGGGAGCGAGCCGGTGCGGCTGCCGCCCACGTGTCTGCGCGCGGTGGGCTTCACGCCCGAGGATCAGCTGCTGCCATGGCCGGCGCGGGCCCCCGAGGGCTACCGGCTGCTGCAGGAGTACTTCACGCTGCCGCAGAAGTTCCTCTTCGTGGAGGTGCGGGGCCTGCAGGCGGCCGCGTCCATCACCGGCCAGCGGCTGGAGCTGGCCTTCGAGTTCGAGCGCCCGCCGCCCCTGCCCGGGCGCGTGCCCAAGGACATCTTCAAGCTGCACTGCGCGCCGGTGGTGAACCTGTTCACCACGTCCTCGGATCCGATCCGCGTGGGGACGATGGGGCACGAGCACCTGCTGCGCGCCGCGGGGCTGGATCCCGAGCACATGGAGGTCTACTCCGTGGACACCGTCACCGGCCTGCAGGCCGGGCGCACGGATCGGCTCGACTACCGGCCCTTCTTCGACTTCGCGCACAACACCGGGGACAACGCGCGCTTCTTCCGGCTGCGCCGCTCGCAGTCGCCGCTCAATGACGGCATCGACACGTTCCTGTCGCTGGGCAGCCCGCGGGATGCCATGCCCACGGCGGCCGAGGAGACGCTCTCCATCGATCTGACGTGCACCAACCGCTCGCTGCCCTCGCGGCTGCAGGTGGGGGACTTGAGCATGCCCACGCCGGCGTCTCCCACGACGGCGAAGTTCCGCAACATCATCGCGGTGACCAAGCCGGTGCGGCCGCCGCTGGGCTCGGAGCTGCACTGGCGGCTCTTGTCGCACCTGGCGCTGAACCAGCGCTCGCTGCTGGATCCGGGCACGCTGAAGGCGCTGCTGGAGCTGTACAACTTCCAGGCGACGGCGGATCAGCCGGCGGCGCGCGCCAACCAATTGCGCGTGGAGTCGCTGCGCGGCGTGACGGCCAGGCCCGCCACGCGCTTCCTGCAGGGGGCGCCCGTGCGTGGCTCCCAGGTGACGATCGACGTGGAGGAGGCGGGCTTCACCGGACTGGGGGATGCCTTCCTCTTCGGCAGCGTGCTGGACGAGATGTTCGCGTCCTACGTGAGCCTCAACGCCTTCAGCGAGCTGCACCTGCGCATCCAACCCTCACAGGTGGAGTACCGGTGGCCCCCACGCAACGGCCGTCAGCCGATCGTCTGA
- the tssB gene encoding type VI secretion system contractile sheath small subunit has translation MSKEGSVAPKERVNIVYKSETGGAQAEVELPLKILMVGDYTGRKDDRPVEERAPINIDKSNFNEVMTKQNLGLDINVADKLSNEKGAEMAVSLKFSTLADFTPEGIVNQVPQLKQLLELRAALNALKGPLGNVPAFRKKIQALLGDTEGRQKLMAELGLGDKK, from the coding sequence GTGAGCAAGGAAGGATCTGTCGCGCCGAAAGAGCGCGTCAACATCGTCTACAAGTCCGAGACCGGAGGCGCGCAGGCCGAGGTCGAGCTGCCGCTGAAGATCCTCATGGTGGGGGATTACACCGGCCGCAAGGATGATCGCCCCGTCGAGGAGCGGGCGCCCATCAACATCGACAAGTCCAACTTCAACGAGGTGATGACCAAGCAGAACCTCGGGCTGGACATCAACGTCGCCGACAAGCTCTCCAACGAGAAGGGCGCGGAGATGGCGGTGTCGCTGAAGTTCTCGACCCTCGCCGACTTCACCCCCGAGGGCATCGTCAACCAGGTGCCCCAGCTCAAGCAGCTGCTCGAGCTGCGCGCCGCCCTCAACGCCCTCAAGGGCCCCCTGGGCAACGTGCCGGCCTTCCGCAAGAAGATCCAGGCGCTGCTCGGAGACACCGAGGGCCGCCAGAAGCTGATGGCGGAGCTCGGGCTGGGCGACAAGAAGTAG
- the tssD gene encoding type VI secretion system tube protein TssD produces the protein MAETVHLYLKANGADIKGESTQVSLGRQDSIECVYYEQSVITAREAGSGIATGRRQYQPLLIRKRIDKSSPLLMKALTENQAIEATFKFFRPNPTGDGTTEQFYTVNFKKGRIASIKQVLPDAFEPAASTLPPVEEVTFVFHTIGWTYTNGGVTHEDTWDQQR, from the coding sequence ATGGCTGAGACAGTACACCTGTACCTGAAGGCGAACGGCGCGGACATCAAGGGTGAGAGCACCCAGGTGAGCCTCGGTCGCCAGGATTCCATCGAGTGCGTCTACTACGAGCAGAGCGTCATCACCGCGCGCGAGGCCGGCTCCGGCATCGCCACCGGCCGGCGCCAGTACCAGCCGCTGCTCATCCGTAAGCGCATCGACAAGTCCTCTCCGCTGCTGATGAAGGCGCTCACGGAGAACCAGGCCATCGAGGCCACCTTCAAGTTCTTCCGCCCGAACCCCACTGGCGACGGCACCACCGAGCAGTTCTACACGGTGAACTTCAAGAAGGGCCGCATCGCCAGCATCAAGCAGGTGCTGCCGGACGCCTTCGAGCCGGCCGCCTCCACCCTGCCTCCGGTCGAGGAGGTCACGTTCGTGTTCCACACCATCGGGTGGACGTACACCAACGGTGGCGTGACGCACGAGGACACCTGGGATCAGCAGCGCTGA
- the tagF gene encoding type VI secretion system-associated protein TagF, with the protein MLGVKANAVALLGKAPCQGDFIRWNATDPVSVQFHRWLEEGHEAVRRANLTLPAEPICFVYTAAGGRQALVGMMAPSSDKVGRQFPLAVYVPVDMGPVSGNSATLQGSHQAFFAGARKLLADAATLSADELGKRVDALGADASGDSAAADTYRRRALAAPASALVGQFTGEGAPAGAQYYAFRTFMMACAAERGKEPIKPGVTLDCPFPEATGPYPWVEMARRLLQWRGTTPALFWHLGPTPRLLLSLGPPSSTLLLHLARPEHSSMKLWPLRTKATGAIETAKQALNSKQRQALDDAGSTAESLVLAFGG; encoded by the coding sequence ATGCTCGGGGTAAAAGCCAACGCCGTGGCGCTGCTCGGCAAGGCGCCATGCCAGGGAGACTTCATCCGTTGGAACGCGACGGATCCCGTCTCGGTGCAGTTCCACCGGTGGCTGGAGGAGGGGCACGAGGCCGTCCGCCGCGCCAACCTCACGCTGCCCGCCGAGCCCATCTGCTTCGTCTACACCGCGGCCGGCGGCCGTCAGGCGCTGGTGGGGATGATGGCCCCCAGCAGTGACAAGGTGGGGCGCCAGTTCCCGCTCGCCGTCTACGTGCCCGTGGACATGGGGCCGGTGTCCGGCAACTCCGCCACGCTGCAGGGCTCGCACCAGGCCTTCTTCGCCGGGGCGCGCAAGCTCCTGGCGGACGCGGCCACGCTGTCCGCGGACGAGCTGGGCAAGCGCGTGGATGCGCTGGGCGCCGACGCCTCCGGAGACTCGGCCGCCGCCGACACGTACCGGCGCCGGGCGCTGGCCGCTCCCGCCTCCGCGCTGGTGGGGCAGTTCACCGGGGAGGGTGCCCCCGCGGGCGCGCAGTACTACGCCTTCCGCACCTTCATGATGGCGTGCGCCGCCGAGCGCGGGAAGGAGCCCATCAAGCCCGGCGTCACGCTGGACTGTCCCTTCCCGGAGGCCACCGGGCCCTATCCTTGGGTGGAGATGGCGCGGCGGCTCCTGCAGTGGCGGGGGACGACGCCGGCGCTCTTCTGGCACCTGGGGCCGACCCCGCGGCTGCTCCTGTCGCTCGGGCCGCCGTCCTCGACGCTGCTGCTGCACCTGGCCAGGCCCGAGCACTCCAGCATGAAGCTGTGGCCCCTGCGCACCAAGGCCACCGGCGCCATCGAGACGGCGAAGCAGGCGCTCAACTCGAAGCAGCGTCAGGCGCTGGATGACGCGGGCTCCACGGCGGAGTCGTTGGTCCTGGCATTCGGCGGCTGA
- the tssA gene encoding type VI secretion system protein TssA, translating to MAVSIEQLREKAKSWIEPCSAAAPAGAAAKTNAQYEAVVAEMAKLEAVTGGAVDWGMVLDSSGKVLQTVSKDLRIATYLAYGLYQTQGLDGLATGLTVVSEIMDRYWPGLFPELARLRGRVNALGWLIERTSKTLADTPVDAGARERVEALDVAAARLAEVSRQKFEANGPAVRPLLESVQRLKASLPAEAPPPPPPPPVEARPTTSVPPPPSIAPVTAPVAAAPPPPAVSTPPVATMSGAEGVTDFLRQTGSALASAAGTLRRAVATDPQSYRMLRVGLYLHLVQPPPSDASGKTSIPAPPPALRTQLEKMAANGKWAEVLEEAESALMQHRFWVDLHYLSARALAELGPTFGPARQSLLVELGAWLKRMPAVPRFLFGDGSPVANGETRAWLESELAPPAASGGAAPSSQAEAGQGDDEAAALAEARKLLGGGKAPEAIALLQKRVQEATSSRKRFKARLALAKLCAASGQPNMARALYEALDREAVERGLDVWEPALIAECLEGLLAVSRPQPKAGEGLVSEFNARYHRLCLIDPSAALRVSL from the coding sequence ATGGCAGTCTCGATCGAACAACTCCGGGAGAAGGCGAAGAGCTGGATCGAGCCCTGCTCCGCGGCGGCTCCCGCGGGCGCGGCCGCGAAGACGAATGCTCAGTACGAGGCCGTCGTCGCCGAGATGGCCAAGCTCGAGGCCGTGACGGGCGGCGCGGTGGACTGGGGCATGGTGCTGGACTCCAGCGGCAAGGTGCTCCAGACCGTCTCCAAGGATCTGCGCATCGCCACGTACCTGGCCTATGGCCTGTACCAGACGCAGGGGCTCGACGGGCTCGCCACGGGCCTCACCGTCGTCTCCGAGATCATGGACCGGTACTGGCCGGGCCTCTTCCCGGAGCTGGCGCGCCTGCGTGGCCGCGTCAACGCCCTGGGCTGGCTGATCGAGCGCACCTCCAAGACGCTGGCCGACACGCCGGTGGACGCGGGCGCCCGCGAGCGCGTCGAGGCGCTCGATGTGGCCGCCGCGCGCCTGGCCGAGGTGTCGCGCCAGAAGTTCGAGGCCAACGGCCCCGCCGTCCGCCCGCTGCTCGAGAGCGTCCAGCGCCTCAAGGCCTCGCTGCCCGCGGAGGCCCCGCCGCCTCCGCCGCCGCCTCCCGTCGAGGCCAGGCCCACCACCTCCGTTCCGCCGCCGCCGTCCATTGCGCCCGTCACGGCTCCCGTGGCCGCGGCGCCTCCTCCCCCGGCCGTCAGCACGCCGCCCGTGGCGACGATGTCCGGCGCCGAGGGCGTCACCGACTTCCTGCGCCAGACGGGCTCGGCGCTGGCGAGCGCGGCGGGCACGCTGCGGCGCGCGGTGGCCACCGATCCGCAGTCCTACCGGATGCTGCGCGTCGGCCTGTACCTGCACCTGGTGCAGCCGCCGCCCTCGGACGCCTCCGGGAAGACGTCTATCCCCGCGCCGCCCCCGGCGCTGCGCACGCAGCTCGAGAAGATGGCGGCCAACGGCAAGTGGGCCGAGGTGCTCGAGGAGGCCGAGTCCGCGCTCATGCAGCACCGCTTCTGGGTGGATCTGCACTACCTGAGCGCCCGCGCGCTGGCCGAGCTGGGGCCCACCTTCGGGCCCGCGCGTCAGTCGCTGCTGGTAGAGCTGGGCGCGTGGCTCAAGCGCATGCCCGCCGTGCCCAGGTTCCTGTTCGGCGATGGCTCGCCCGTGGCCAACGGCGAGACGCGCGCGTGGCTCGAGTCGGAGCTGGCCCCACCCGCGGCCTCCGGCGGCGCGGCTCCGTCCTCGCAGGCCGAGGCGGGGCAGGGGGATGACGAGGCGGCGGCGCTCGCCGAGGCGCGCAAGCTGCTGGGCGGCGGCAAGGCCCCCGAGGCGATCGCCCTGCTCCAGAAGCGCGTGCAGGAGGCCACCTCCAGCCGCAAGCGCTTCAAGGCCAGGCTGGCGCTCGCGAAACTTTGCGCTGCCAGCGGTCAGCCCAACATGGCGCGAGCGCTGTACGAGGCGCTCGATCGCGAGGCGGTCGAGCGGGGGTTGGATGTGTGGGAGCCGGCGCTCATCGCGGAGTGTCTCGAGGGGCTGCTGGCCGTCTCGCGCCCCCAGCCCAAGGCGGGTGAAGGACTGGTGTCGGAGTTCAACGCCCGGTATCATCGTCTCTGCCTGATCGATCCCAGCGCTGCCCTGAGGGTGTCTCTGTGA
- the tssE gene encoding type VI secretion system baseplate subunit TssE: MAGRGLLSRIESEEGTSSRNMDVSTSIVEHLRVLLNTRKGDAVTVPNFGVVDFTDLVHSFPTAVQTLQATIRATVLEYEPRLRNVSVRHVPDEDPLVLRFEITAQPADKSSRGVLRFRTQMTPGGKVEVW, from the coding sequence GTGGCGGGGCGCGGGCTTCTGTCACGAATCGAGTCGGAAGAGGGGACGTCCTCGCGCAACATGGACGTCTCCACTTCCATCGTCGAGCACCTGCGGGTGTTGCTCAACACGCGCAAGGGCGATGCGGTGACCGTGCCGAACTTCGGGGTGGTGGACTTCACGGACCTGGTCCACTCGTTCCCGACGGCCGTGCAGACGTTGCAGGCGACCATTCGCGCCACGGTGCTGGAGTACGAGCCGCGCCTGCGCAACGTGAGCGTCCGCCATGTGCCGGACGAGGATCCGCTGGTGCTGCGGTTCGAGATCACCGCGCAGCCGGCGGACAAGAGTTCCCGAGGCGTGCTGCGGTTCCGGACGCAGATGACCCCGGGCGGGAAGGTCGAAGTGTGGTGA
- the tssC gene encoding type VI secretion system contractile sheath large subunit — MSTEAKADTAAATTVESQNSLLDEILAETKMKPSDDGYDVARKGVQAFIAEMLAPGRSAERVDKALVDAMIAEVDLRLSAQVNEILHHPKLQALESAWRGLKFLIDRTDFRENIKVEMLNATKEDLLTDFEDAPETVKSGLYRLVYSNEYGVFGGKPYGTICANFDFGPGPEDIALLQKCAAVAAMAHTPFIANASPEFFGETSFLKLPGLKDLKSLFEGPQYARWHSFRESEDARYVGLAMPRFLLRLPYGEKTISVKSFNFNEDVIGNHDRYLWGHASIALTSRIADSFAKYRWCPNIIGPQSGGAVESLPLHQYEAMGEIQTKIPTEVLLTERREYELSEEGFIGMVFRKESDNAAFFSANSVQKPKFFGNSPEGKAAETNYRLGTQLPYMFIMSRLSHYLKVLQREQIGSWKERADLERELNQWIGQYVADMDDPAPSVRSKRPLRSARIKVEDVEGQPGWYRCNLQVRPHFKYMGASFTLSLVGKLDKE, encoded by the coding sequence ATGAGCACTGAAGCCAAGGCGGATACCGCCGCAGCAACGACTGTCGAGAGCCAGAACTCCCTGCTCGACGAGATCCTTGCCGAGACCAAGATGAAGCCGAGCGACGACGGCTATGACGTCGCCCGGAAGGGAGTCCAGGCCTTCATCGCGGAGATGCTGGCCCCGGGCCGCTCCGCGGAGCGCGTGGACAAGGCGCTGGTGGACGCGATGATCGCCGAGGTGGATCTGCGGCTCAGCGCGCAGGTCAACGAGATCCTCCACCACCCCAAGCTCCAGGCGCTCGAGTCCGCCTGGCGCGGGCTGAAGTTCCTGATCGATCGCACGGACTTCCGCGAGAACATCAAGGTGGAGATGCTGAACGCCACCAAGGAAGACCTGCTCACGGACTTCGAGGACGCTCCGGAGACGGTGAAGTCCGGCCTCTACCGGCTGGTGTACTCCAACGAGTACGGCGTCTTCGGTGGCAAGCCCTACGGCACCATCTGCGCCAACTTCGACTTCGGGCCGGGCCCGGAGGACATCGCCCTGCTGCAGAAGTGCGCGGCGGTGGCGGCCATGGCGCACACCCCGTTCATCGCCAACGCGTCGCCGGAGTTCTTCGGGGAGACGTCCTTCCTGAAGCTGCCGGGCCTCAAGGACCTGAAGTCGCTGTTCGAGGGTCCCCAGTACGCGCGCTGGCACAGCTTCCGCGAGAGCGAGGACGCCCGCTACGTGGGGCTGGCCATGCCGCGCTTCCTGCTGCGGCTGCCCTACGGCGAGAAGACCATCTCGGTGAAGTCCTTCAACTTCAACGAGGACGTCATCGGCAACCACGATCGCTACCTGTGGGGTCACGCCTCCATCGCGCTGACCAGCCGCATCGCCGACTCGTTCGCCAAGTACCGCTGGTGCCCCAACATCATCGGCCCGCAGTCGGGTGGCGCGGTGGAGAGCCTGCCGCTGCACCAGTACGAGGCCATGGGGGAGATCCAGACGAAGATCCCCACCGAGGTGCTCCTCACCGAGCGGCGCGAGTACGAGCTGAGCGAGGAGGGCTTCATCGGCATGGTGTTCCGCAAGGAGTCGGACAACGCCGCCTTCTTCTCGGCCAACTCCGTGCAGAAGCCCAAGTTCTTCGGCAACAGCCCGGAGGGCAAGGCGGCCGAGACGAACTACCGCCTGGGCACGCAGCTGCCGTACATGTTCATCATGTCCCGCCTGTCGCACTACCTGAAGGTGCTGCAGCGCGAGCAGATCGGCAGCTGGAAGGAGCGCGCGGACCTCGAGCGCGAGCTCAACCAGTGGATCGGCCAGTACGTGGCGGACATGGATGATCCGGCCCCCTCGGTGCGCTCCAAGCGCCCGCTGCGCTCGGCGAGGATCAAGGTGGAGGACGTGGAGGGCCAGCCCGGCTGGTACCGCTGCAACCTCCAGGTGCGCCCCCACTTCAAGTACATGGGCGCCTCCTTCACGCTGTCCCTCGTGGGCAAGCTGGACAAGGAATAG
- the tssG gene encoding type VI secretion system baseplate subunit TssG, producing MAPTQRPSADRLTGEETPDEESGELATLSLASRLERLTSGAMQVRAQAGGDQTIRFRLDAALQFAAGDVRFLPLVALLERLTSSAVRVGGDGPPAEEAIRFRHDPSLTFSSGDVSQVRLVPRVSEWGEAQGGPKHVFEVVTTFLGLTGASSPLPGYMIEEIAQEDPDRPLRRHFLDLFHHRLLSLLYRALSRYMPEGEATRAGDDVWSRRVLALAGLDTYERGPSVGLSVAQLLRLAPLLATRARTARTLELGLTDVLRNELGEARVTVRQFAGSWVDVEEEQRTKLGKLNYQLGRNVMLGGRLFDRAGKFIIGIAPLDGSTYHRLLPEGDLSPLVREVVALVVRDPLECALELGVSDEVLGAFKLGTKRPARLGRNTYLGGRQGAAPRLRTRIVPLPSGGGTAASAAP from the coding sequence GTGGCCCCCACGCAACGGCCGTCAGCCGATCGTCTGACCGGGGAGGAGACGCCGGACGAGGAGTCCGGAGAGCTGGCGACGCTGTCGCTGGCCTCCCGGCTCGAGCGGCTGACGTCCGGCGCGATGCAGGTGCGCGCCCAGGCGGGCGGCGATCAGACGATCCGCTTCCGGCTGGACGCGGCGCTCCAGTTCGCGGCCGGTGACGTGCGGTTCCTCCCGCTGGTGGCGCTGCTGGAGCGGCTGACGTCCAGCGCGGTGCGCGTGGGCGGAGACGGGCCCCCGGCCGAGGAGGCCATCCGCTTCCGGCATGATCCCTCGCTGACCTTCAGCTCGGGTGACGTGAGCCAGGTGCGGCTGGTGCCGCGCGTGTCGGAGTGGGGCGAGGCGCAGGGCGGCCCCAAGCACGTCTTCGAGGTGGTCACCACCTTCCTGGGGCTCACCGGCGCGTCGTCTCCGCTGCCGGGGTACATGATCGAGGAGATCGCCCAGGAGGATCCGGACCGGCCCCTGCGGCGACACTTCCTGGATCTGTTCCACCACCGGCTGCTGTCGCTCTTGTACCGGGCGCTGTCGCGCTACATGCCCGAGGGCGAGGCCACGCGCGCGGGCGATGACGTGTGGTCCCGCCGGGTGCTGGCGCTGGCGGGCCTGGACACGTACGAGCGCGGCCCCTCGGTGGGCCTGTCCGTGGCCCAACTGCTGCGGCTGGCCCCGTTGCTGGCGACGCGCGCGCGCACGGCCCGGACGCTGGAGCTGGGGCTCACGGACGTGCTGCGCAACGAGCTGGGCGAGGCCCGCGTCACCGTCCGCCAGTTCGCCGGCAGCTGGGTGGACGTGGAGGAGGAGCAGCGCACGAAGCTGGGCAAGCTCAACTACCAGCTCGGCCGCAACGTCATGCTCGGCGGGCGGCTGTTCGACCGCGCCGGCAAGTTCATCATCGGCATCGCCCCGCTGGACGGCTCCACCTACCACCGCCTGCTGCCGGAGGGGGACTTGAGCCCGCTGGTGCGCGAGGTGGTGGCGCTGGTGGTGCGCGATCCGCTCGAGTGCGCCCTGGAGCTGGGCGTGAGCGATGAGGTGCTGGGCGCCTTCAAGCTGGGGACGAAGCGCCCGGCCAGGCTCGGACGCAATACCTATCTGGGCGGACGTCAGGGCGCGGCTCCTCGCTTGAGGACGCGGATCGTTCCGCTACCGTCGGGCGGGGGCACCGCGGCCTCGGCCGCTCCATAG